Below is a genomic region from Belonocnema kinseyi isolate 2016_QV_RU_SX_M_011 chromosome 4, B_treatae_v1, whole genome shotgun sequence.
TATACATCCTAGATAACGTATTATGAATTTCCCTTAAAATACATTCGATGCAGGCAGTGTGAAAATGTTTTTCagttaatattataatgccaagAAAGTATTAATGAAACGTGAAAATTTTGACAGGCTCAGAAGAACCAGGGATTGGGagaatttggttatattcaaTTATGTTGATGTCAGTTATGGAGAAGTTTGAAATTAACAATGAGTTAtccaatgtaaaaataatttgttggccctaaaaagggccgtttggtatttttaaaatagcagATTATTTAATAAAGTCAGTCACTTTTTTCTGTTTGATGCAACTCTTTCTCTGGTAAAAGTTTTCAACCATGTCTAAAGCAGAAAAGATTGTGTTCTGCACATTACTTTCTTCAGAAAGAAACCTGCGAGCAATTGCTAAGCCAACTTCAGCATCTCTCAATTTTGTTGGTGGTGCCACATCGTGATCCTCGGCATCATTCTCGTTATCAGATTTTGAAGGTTCTTGTGCCTTTATACTATTCAATATCTCACTATCGGTAGGTTCACTAGCAATAATGACATTAGTgtctaaatcaataaaattttcaaaaattacttctgtGAAGCCCAACATTCTTTGTGGATCATCCCACTCTTCAGAAGTACCATCCGATAAAGTTTCGTCTTGTTCTTGTGTTGCAAGATTTTCCACGTCAGGTTTCACGAAGCCAGCCTTCCGAAAGCAATTCGCAATTGTATCACTAGTGACATCAGCCCAAGCTTTATTCAAGTCGAAAATAGTATCCAATAAATTCAAATCAGACCACCCCATTTTCTCATCCGAAGCCTTGAGCAATCTTTTTATAATTCTCCGCCGGTAATTAACATTAAGGTTCTTAATGATTCCTTGATCCATTGGTTGCAATTTGGCAGTTAAATTTGGTGGTAAGTGAACCACCTTTATGgcttttaaagtttgaattaagACTTTTGGATGAGCCGGACAATTATCCACAAGTAGGAGAACTTTCCGATTTTCTCTTTGAAACTTGTGATCAATTTTATGAAGCCAGTTTCATATACTGAACTAGTCATCCAAGCTTTTTTATTGCTCTCGTAAAGCACTGGTAAAGACTTGACTCCCTTGACACGTCGTGGATTCTTAGATTTGCCTATTACTAGCAACTCTAGTTTTCCTTTACCAGACACATTAGCGCAAACTGTGACAGTAACACGgtctttgatttttttaccacCATAACAAGTGTCACCCTTAAATGTCAGAGTTTTGTCTGgtgaacatttgaaaaaagacCTGTTTTATCTGCATTGAAGATATCTTCTATTGCATAAACTTCTAACAAGATAGGCAAAATGTCGGTGAGAAACTTTTCGCAGTCTTCTTCCGAAACAGAAGCACTTTCGCCATTTAATGT
It encodes:
- the LOC117171049 gene encoding tigger transposable element-derived protein 4-like, producing the protein MIQLSKTNILGSRGRNEVFLEYDLNNFESIEKIKYTTLSLSEKVKLIRCVEKGVKRKKDIAADFKIAAHFPLLEISKVEWMKSTRNQNIPLSGPIVLEKAEFFAAHSRYEDFKASSGWLEKFKNRNGVIYRTLNGESASVSEEDCEKFLTDILPILLEVYAIEDIFNADKTVCANVSGKGKLELLVIGKSKNPRRVKGVKSLPVLYESNKKAWMTSSVVHLPPNLTAKLQPMDQGIIKNLNVNYRRRIIKRLLKASDEKMGWSDLNLLDTIFDLNKAWADVTSDTIANCFRKAGFVKPDVENLATQEQDETLSDGTSEEWDDPQRMLGFTEVIFENFIDLDTNVIIASEPTDSEILNSIKAQEPSKSDNENDAEDHDVAPPTKLRDAEVGLAIARRFLSEESNVQNTIFSALDMVENFYQRKSCIKQKKVTDFIK